In Zonotrichia leucophrys gambelii isolate GWCS_2022_RI chromosome 6, RI_Zleu_2.0, whole genome shotgun sequence, one genomic interval encodes:
- the LOC135449930 gene encoding prominin-2-like isoform X3 → MPASGQTWALAQCGRTLPQRWVHRGVRGLGECSGSASPPTAPGPSWAPPAWLPTPLLTGVGMGAPILPRCSPAARSFRAGAGRCLIFFLSAFPGRRQEAGQAGWSRAPTTPTAPLGARVSTGAAAMELGDVWKPTYGPGPEAPGSSTPGLVAMAHGFLRLVQPNALPTALCASCLPELINFEQSQNGFSRDDINELLLYELGFLVCAAIGVLLIILVPLVGFCFCCCRCCGHCGGRMYQKQRRRMRCRRRALWASVLLLSALLLAGGVCALISNSRFSQAVKSTFPNVNNTLDNVHTYLASIPQQVDFVINKSDVPLSYANRSLQDIGPKLGSMITSRIRNSTDGALGSLQSLLQGMETLNDTFANIANRRSDLEELQSSYSQGLVSLRDRLNGTLQKCGLPCSQVSLEGLAFSANFSTIPGVEQQLQALREVSESNIKSDLEEVNTTLGMTPDKVQEQSQEVVAKSQDQLLLIRQEIRNLQGRLPLLDVEQEVGAFVNNATSMLEKYREPIVAWDGLRLILCALLCCTVLLVVLCNVFGLLLGPLGLKEGVLPTQRSSLSDAGGNFFMAGVGFSFIFYWLLMLLVMITFVVGGNIYMLLCESWHNQQLFQLLDTPGKIPNFNLSELLGLKGDTANFSEIYRQCQHDASLWQTLHLDQSVSLDELLNISQLDQNIIQGSLLNLAVELEQLAENVSTDVKKDLEDNARELRDLEKEMQGNFSGPLQNLKENIHSVQSGAAQLEGQTTAALDKANITQEFLEREMPNIIKNETLAFLEQLLDFFETYISWAKSRVTKDVARCKPIAQSLDDVEVIGCDYIMDSVNAFWFSLGWCTLFLLPSIVLSVRLAKFYRRMDIADVYRNEDFEMPPTFNSYKIPRPSTRH, encoded by the exons aTGCCTGCGTCGGGACAG ACCTGGGCGCTGGCACAGTGCGGCCGGACCCTGCCGCAGCGGTGGGTGCACAGAGGTGTCAGAGGACTGGGTGAGTGCTCTGGATCCGCTTCaccccccacagcccccggtCCCTCGTGGGCACCTCCTGCCTGGCTTCCCACCCCGCTGCTGACAGGGGTGGGGATGGGTGCACCCATCCTTCCTCGGTGCTCTCCCGCAGCTCGGTCCTTCCGGGCAGGAGCGGGCAGGTGCctgatattttttctctctgcatttcctggtcggaggcaggaggcagggcaggctgggtgGTCCCGAGCCCCGACGACACCGACAGCTCCTCTCGGCGCCCGGGTgtccacaggagctgctgcgATGGAGCTGGGGGATGTCTGGAAGCCCACGTACGGCCCTGGCCCCGAGGCGCCGGGGAGCAGCACGCCGGGGCTGGTGGCAATGGCGCACGGCTTCCTGCGGCTGGTGCAGCCCAACGCCCTGCCCACAG CCCTCTGTGCTTCTTGTCTCCCAGAGCTGATTAATTTTGAGCAGTCCCAGAATGGGTTCAGCCGAGATGACATCAATGAG ctgctgctctacGAACTGGGTTTCCTGGTCTGCGCGGCCAttggagtcctcctcatcatcctgGTGCCGCTGGTGGgattctgcttctgctgctgccgctgctgcgGGCACTGCGGGGGCCGCATGTACCAGAAGCAGCGCCGGCGGATGCGCTGCCGGCGCCGGGCGCTCTGGGCCTCCGTGCTGCTGCTCTCCGCCTTGCTGCT GGCTGGTGGTGTCTGTGCCCTCATCAGCAACAGCCGCTTCTCCCAGGCTGTGAAGAGCACCTTCCCCAATGTGAACAACACTCTGGACAACGTCCACACCTACCTGGCCTCCATCCCCCAG caagTTGATTTTGTCATCAACAAGAGCGATGTCCCACTGAGCTATGCCAACCGCAGCCTGCAGG ACATTGGGCCCAAACTGGGCAGCATGATCACCTCCCGCATCAGGAACAGCACGGATGGGGCTCTGGGGTCTCTCCAGAGCCTCTTGCAAG ggatggagacactGAATGACACCTTTGCCAACATTGCCAACCGCCGCTCAGACCtcgaggagctgcagagcagctacAGCCAGGGGCTGGTCAGCCTTAGGGACAGGCTCAATGGCACCCTGCAGAAATGTGGCCTCCCCTGCAGCCAAGTGTCCCTGGAGGGGCTCGCCTTCAGTGCCAACTTCAGCACg ATCCCAggtgtggagcagcagctgcaggcactgcGTGAGGTCTCTGAGTCAAACATAAAGTCTGATTTGGAGGAG GTTAACACAACGCTGGGCATGACCCCCGACAAGGTGCAAGAGCAGTCCCAAGAGGTGGTGGCAA AGAGCCAGgatcagctgctcctcatcaggcAGGAGATCAGGAACTTGCAGGGAAGGTTGCCACTCCTGGATGTGGAGCAGGAAGTTGGGGCCTTTGTGAACAATGCCACATCCATGCTGGAGAAGTACAGGGAGCCAATCGTGGCCTGGGATGGGCTCag GTTGATCCTGTGTGCCCTCCTGTGCTGCACGGTGCTGCTGGTGGTCCTCTGCAACGTttttgggctgctgctggggcccCTGGGGCTGAAGGAAGGTGTGCTGCCCACACAGCGCAGCAGCCTCTCCGATGCTGGCGGGAACTTCTTCATGGC AGGGGTTGGCTTCAGTTTCATCTTCTACTGGCTGCTCATGCTGCTGGTGATGATCACCTTCGTGGTGGGGGGGAACATTTACATGCTCCTCTGTGAGTCCTGGCACAACCAGCAGCTCTTCCAG CTCCTGGACACCCCTGGCAAGATCCCTAACTTCAatctctcagagctgctgggcctgAAGGGTGACACAGCAAACTTCTCAGAGATATACAG gcagtgccagcacgACGCGTCCCTGTGGCAAACTCTGCACTTGGACCAGAGCGTGTCCCTGGACGAGCTCCTGAATATCAGCCAG ctGGATCAGAATATTATCCAAGGAAGCCTCCTGAATCTGGCTGTAGAGTTGGAGCAGCTGGCAGAAAATGTG AGCACAGATGTGAAGAAGGACCTGGAAGATAATGCTCGTGAACTGAGGGATCTGGAAAAGGAGATGCAGGGGAACTTCTCTGGGCCACTG caaaatctgaaggagaacaTCCACTCAGTGCAGAGTGGGGCTGCCCAGCTGGAG GGACAGACAACAGCTGCACTGGACAAAGCCAACATaacccaggaattcctggagagGGAGATGCCAAACATCATCAAGAAC GAGACATTGGccttcctggagcagctgttgGATTTCTTTGAGACCTACATTTCATGGGCCAAGAGCAGG gtgacaAAAGATGTGGCACGTTGCAAGCCCATAGCTCAGTCCTTGGATGATGTGGAGGTCATTGGCTGTGACTATATCATGGACTCTGTG AATGCCTTCTGgttcagcctgggctggtgcaccttgttcctgctgcccagcatcGTCCTGTCTGTCAGACTTGCCAAGTTTTACCGCCGCATGGATATTGCTGATGTGTacag GAATGAAGACTTTGAGAT GCCACCAACATTCAACTCCTACAAAATCCCCAGGCCTTCCACAAGGCATTAG